A section of the Delphinus delphis chromosome 1, mDelDel1.2, whole genome shotgun sequence genome encodes:
- the TSTD1 gene encoding thiosulfate:glutathione sulfurtransferase isoform X1, with protein MLRAPRGLAGAAFLKLAFAARTMAGEPTVLLPELRSLLASGRARLIDVRSREEAAAGTIPGALNIPVSELETALKMEPAAFKALYSTEKPKLEDENLIFFCQKGRRGFQATQLARGLGYKGARNYEGAYSEWFQKEG; from the exons ATGCTGCGGGCGCCCAGGGGGCTGGCCGGGGCCGCATTCCTGAAACTGGCGTTTGCGGCGCGCACAATGGCTGGAG AGCCCACGGTCTTGCTCCCTGAACTCCGTTCGCTCCTGGCCTCGGGCCGGGCCCGGCTCATCGACGTGAGATCTCGGGAGGAGGCGGCAGCTGGCACCATCCCTGGGGCGCTCAACATCCCGG TGTCAGAGTTGGAAACTGCCCTGAAGATGGAGCCAGCTGCTTTCAAGGCTTTGTACTCCACCGAGAAACCAAAGCTGGAAGATGAGAACCTCATTTTCTTCTGTCAGAAGGGCAGGCGGGGCTTTCAGGCCACACAGTTGGCCCGGGGCCTTGGATACAAAGG AGCTCGGAACTACGAAGGGGCCTATAGTGAATGGTTCCAGAAGGAAGGTTAG
- the TSTD1 gene encoding thiosulfate:glutathione sulfurtransferase isoform X2, with amino-acid sequence MLRAPRGLAGAAFLKLAFAARTMAGVSELETALKMEPAAFKALYSTEKPKLEDENLIFFCQKGRRGFQATQLARGLGYKGARNYEGAYSEWFQKEG; translated from the exons ATGCTGCGGGCGCCCAGGGGGCTGGCCGGGGCCGCATTCCTGAAACTGGCGTTTGCGGCGCGCACAATGGCTGGAG TGTCAGAGTTGGAAACTGCCCTGAAGATGGAGCCAGCTGCTTTCAAGGCTTTGTACTCCACCGAGAAACCAAAGCTGGAAGATGAGAACCTCATTTTCTTCTGTCAGAAGGGCAGGCGGGGCTTTCAGGCCACACAGTTGGCCCGGGGCCTTGGATACAAAGG AGCTCGGAACTACGAAGGGGCCTATAGTGAATGGTTCCAGAAGGAAGGTTAG
- the USF1 gene encoding upstream stimulatory factor 1 isoform X1, translated as MKGQQKTAETEEGTVQIQEGAVATGEDPTSVAIASIQSAATFPDPNVKYVFRTENGGQVMYRVIQVSEGQLDGQTEGTGAISGYPATQSMTQAVIQGAFTSDDAVDTEGTAAETHYTYFPSTAVGDGAGGTTSGSTAAVVTTQGSEALLGQATPPGTGQFFVMMSPQEVLQGGSQRSIAPRTHPYSPKSEAPRTTRDEKRRAQHNEVERRRRDKINNWIVQLSKIIPDCSMESTKSGQSKGGILSKACDYIQELRQSNHRLSEELQGLDQLQLDNDVLRQQVEDLKNKNLLLRAQLRHHGVEVVIKSDSN; from the exons GTGCAGTGGCAACTGGGGAGGACCCAACCAGTGTGGCTATCGCCAGCATCCAGTCAGCTGCCACTTTCCCTGACCCCAACGTCAAGTACGTCTTCCGAACTGAAAATGGGGGCCAG GTGATGTACAGGGTGATCCAGGTGTCTGAGGGGCAGCTGGATGGCCAGACTGAGGGGACTGGCGCCATCAGTGGCTACCCTGCCACTCAATCCATGACCCAG GCTGTGATCCAGGGTGCGTTCACGAGTGATGATGCAGTTGACACAGAGGGGACAGCTGCTGAGACGCACTATACTTACTTCCCCAGCACTGCAGTGGGAGATGGGGCAGGGGGTACCACATCGGGGAGTACAGCAGCTGTTGTTACCACCCAGGGCTCAGAGGCACTACTGGGGCAGGCGACCCCTCCTGGCACTG GTCAGTTCTTTGTGATGATGTCACCACAAGAAGTGTTGCAAGGAGGAAGCCAGCGCTCTATTGCCCCCAGGACCCACCCTTATTCCCC GAAGTCAGAAGCTCCCCGGACAACTCGGGATGAGAAACGCAGGGCTCAGCATAATGAAG TGGAGCGCCGCCGCCGAGACAAGATTAACAACTGGATTGTACAGCTGTCCAAGATCATCCCAGACTGCTCCATGGAGAGCACCAAGTCTGGCCAG AGTAAAGGTGGAATTCTATCCAAAGCCTGTGATTATATCCAGGAACTTCGGCAGAGTAACCACAGGTTGTCTGAAGAACTGCAGGGGCTTGACCAGCTGCAGTTGGACAATGATGTGCTTCGACAGCAG GTGGAAGATCTTAAAAACAAGAATCTGCTGCTACGAGCTCAGTTGAGGCACCACGGAGTCGAGGTCGTCATCAAGAGTGATAGCAACTAA
- the USF1 gene encoding upstream stimulatory factor 1 isoform X2 → MYRVIQVSEGQLDGQTEGTGAISGYPATQSMTQAVIQGAFTSDDAVDTEGTAAETHYTYFPSTAVGDGAGGTTSGSTAAVVTTQGSEALLGQATPPGTGQFFVMMSPQEVLQGGSQRSIAPRTHPYSPKSEAPRTTRDEKRRAQHNEVERRRRDKINNWIVQLSKIIPDCSMESTKSGQSKGGILSKACDYIQELRQSNHRLSEELQGLDQLQLDNDVLRQQVEDLKNKNLLLRAQLRHHGVEVVIKSDSN, encoded by the exons ATGTACAGGGTGATCCAGGTGTCTGAGGGGCAGCTGGATGGCCAGACTGAGGGGACTGGCGCCATCAGTGGCTACCCTGCCACTCAATCCATGACCCAG GCTGTGATCCAGGGTGCGTTCACGAGTGATGATGCAGTTGACACAGAGGGGACAGCTGCTGAGACGCACTATACTTACTTCCCCAGCACTGCAGTGGGAGATGGGGCAGGGGGTACCACATCGGGGAGTACAGCAGCTGTTGTTACCACCCAGGGCTCAGAGGCACTACTGGGGCAGGCGACCCCTCCTGGCACTG GTCAGTTCTTTGTGATGATGTCACCACAAGAAGTGTTGCAAGGAGGAAGCCAGCGCTCTATTGCCCCCAGGACCCACCCTTATTCCCC GAAGTCAGAAGCTCCCCGGACAACTCGGGATGAGAAACGCAGGGCTCAGCATAATGAAG TGGAGCGCCGCCGCCGAGACAAGATTAACAACTGGATTGTACAGCTGTCCAAGATCATCCCAGACTGCTCCATGGAGAGCACCAAGTCTGGCCAG AGTAAAGGTGGAATTCTATCCAAAGCCTGTGATTATATCCAGGAACTTCGGCAGAGTAACCACAGGTTGTCTGAAGAACTGCAGGGGCTTGACCAGCTGCAGTTGGACAATGATGTGCTTCGACAGCAG GTGGAAGATCTTAAAAACAAGAATCTGCTGCTACGAGCTCAGTTGAGGCACCACGGAGTCGAGGTCGTCATCAAGAGTGATAGCAACTAA
- the USF1 gene encoding upstream stimulatory factor 1 isoform X3 yields MKGQQKTAETEEGTVQIQEGAVATGEDPTSVAIASIQSAATFPDPNVKYVFRTENGGQVMYRVIQVSEGQLDGQTEGTGAISGYPATQSMTQAVIQGAFTSDDAVDTEGTAAETHYTYFPSTAVGDGAGGTTSGSTAAVVTTQGSEALLGQATPPGTGQFFVMMSPQEVLQGGSQRSIAPRTHPYSPKSEAPRTTRDEKRRAQHNEVERRRRDKINNWIVQLSKIIPDCSMESTKSGQVMERPW; encoded by the exons GTGCAGTGGCAACTGGGGAGGACCCAACCAGTGTGGCTATCGCCAGCATCCAGTCAGCTGCCACTTTCCCTGACCCCAACGTCAAGTACGTCTTCCGAACTGAAAATGGGGGCCAG GTGATGTACAGGGTGATCCAGGTGTCTGAGGGGCAGCTGGATGGCCAGACTGAGGGGACTGGCGCCATCAGTGGCTACCCTGCCACTCAATCCATGACCCAG GCTGTGATCCAGGGTGCGTTCACGAGTGATGATGCAGTTGACACAGAGGGGACAGCTGCTGAGACGCACTATACTTACTTCCCCAGCACTGCAGTGGGAGATGGGGCAGGGGGTACCACATCGGGGAGTACAGCAGCTGTTGTTACCACCCAGGGCTCAGAGGCACTACTGGGGCAGGCGACCCCTCCTGGCACTG GTCAGTTCTTTGTGATGATGTCACCACAAGAAGTGTTGCAAGGAGGAAGCCAGCGCTCTATTGCCCCCAGGACCCACCCTTATTCCCC GAAGTCAGAAGCTCCCCGGACAACTCGGGATGAGAAACGCAGGGCTCAGCATAATGAAG TGGAGCGCCGCCGCCGAGACAAGATTAACAACTGGATTGTACAGCTGTCCAAGATCATCCCAGACTGCTCCATGGAGAGCACCAAGTCTGGCCAGGTCATGGAAAGACCCTGGTAG